The following nucleotide sequence is from Pseudomonas putida S13.1.2.
ATTTCCTGGGCCTTGATGAGCTGGCTGTAGGCGAGAACCTGATCAAGTTGATCGTTCATCGCGCCGATGGCCGTCGTGATGAAGCCGAGGTTATTGCGCGTGTGGATTCGCAGCAGGAAGTGCGCTACCTGGCCAACGGTGGTGTGCTCCCGTTCGTGATCCGCAAGGTTGTTGCCCGCACTCGGGCTTGATGTTTAAAGGCCCCATGCGGGGGCCTACTTGGCCAAAACAATAAGAAGGACTCGTCCATGGATCGCGAACAATCCAACGTTGTTGCGCCTGACCTCGCGAGCGTCACGCACGCAGGGTTATGCCGTCGCACGCTGATCAAGCACTTAGGTACAGCCACCGGCCTCGGTATCCTGGGCTCATTGCTACCTGCAGGGTTGGTCAGCGCCGCGAGTGCCATGTCTTCAAACAATTCTGCAAGCGGGAGTAATACCCCAATGTTCGCTTATGTCGGATCGCGCACAACCCGGGAGCGCAATGCCCGTGGTGATGGCATCACGGTCTATCGGTTGAATCAAGACGCCGGCACGCTGGAGCAGGTGCAGTTGGTCGACGACTTGGTGAATCCCTCGTTTCTTGCCCTCAATCGCGCCGGTGATCGCCTCTACACTGTTCATGGCGACCGCAGTGAGGTCAGTGCCTTCAGCGTCGACAAGGCAAGTGGGAAGCTGACATTCCTCAACCGCCAAAGCTGTGAAGGAAAGAATCCGGTGCATTTGGCGCTGGATCCGAGCGAGCGGTTCCTGGTGGTTTCCAACCATATTACCGGCACCTTGGCAGTGCTCAATGTGGAAGAAAATGGCGCCTTGGGCGGTATCAATCAATTGCTCAAGCTTGAAGGCCCCACTGGCCCTCATCGGGTTGAGCAGCCATTCGCCAAGCCGCATTTCAACCCGTTTGATGCAACAGGGAACTACGTTCTGGTACCGGATAAAGGCCTGGATCGAGTGTTCAGCTTCCGCTTTGACAACGGCAAGCTGCACCCTGCCGACCAGCCATTCGCTGTTGCCCGCGAGGGTTCTGGCCCGCGTCATATCGCAATGCACCCCAAAGCCGGTTTCGCTTATGTGATCAACGAGCTGGACTCAACCGTTACCAGCTACCGTTTCGACTCGCGCAGTGGTGCCCTGCAACCGTTCCAGGTGTTGCCGTCGCTGCCGGCGAGCTATACCGGCAACAGCCGCGCGTCCGAGATCGAAGTGGACCGCAGCGGGCGTTTCCTCTATGCCTCCAATCGCGGTTACGACAGCATCGCTGTGTTCAAGATTGATCAGGGAAGTGGCCTGCTGAGCCCTGTCGACTTCGTGCCTAGCGAAGGGAAAACGCCGCGTTTCTTCAGCCTGACGCCAAATCAGCGTTTCCTGTTTGCACTCAATGAGGACAGCGACAGCATCGTGTCATTTGCTGTCGATCCGCAGACCGGTGGTTTGAGCAAGACAGATTTTTCGATTTCGACCGGCAGCCCGGTCTGCATGATCTTTTCCGCCTGATACCTGCTGCAACGATAACAATTAAAGGGCGAGCTACGGTTCGCCCTAGATGAGGTCTCTATGAACAACAACAAAACTGTCGATGAGCAGGCTGTCGTTCGCAAGGTTACCTTGCGGATCATCCCGTTCATGTTCTTGCTGTACATCGTCTCCTACCTGGACCGCGCCAATATCGGTTATGCCGCGCTGGAGATGAACAAGGAACTCGCCCTGACCAGCGAGGCGTTCGGTTTCATTTCCGGGATCTTCTTCATCGGCTATTTCCTGTTCGAAGTGCCGAGCAACGTGATGCTCAACAAATACGGTGCGCGGGTCTGGATAGCCCGGATCCTGGTGACCTGGGGCCTGATTGCTGCCGCTACCGCCTTCGCCCAGACCGCCAACCAGCTTTACGTGCTGCGCTTTTTCCTGGGCGTGGCCGAGGCGGGCTTCTTTCCGGGCGTGATCGTCTACCTGACCTACTGGTTCCGCTCGAAGGAGCTGGCCACGACCGTCGCGCTGTTCACGGCGGCAATCCCGGTCAGCTACATCATTGGCGCGCCGCTTTCGACCTGGATCATGGACAACATCAAGTGGCTGGACTGGAGCGGCTGGCGTTGGATGCTGTTCCTCGAAGGCGTCCCGGCCGTGTTCCTTGGCATAGCCTGCTTCTTGTTCCTGACTGACAAACCGGAGCAGGCCAAATGGCTTACCCAGCAGGAGAAAGACTGGCTGCTCGCCGAGCTCGAGCGTGATCGCCAGAGCCGCAAGAACGTCAAGCGACTGGGTGTGTTCAAGACAATGGTCAACAAGAAGGTGCTGTACCTGGCCTTCATCTATTTCGTGTACCAGTGCGGCAGCCTGGGTGTGGGTTACTGGATGCCGCAGATCATCAAAGGCTTCTCCAGCGAGCTCACGCACACGCAAATCGGTTTGATCGCAATGCTGCCCTATATCGTTGCGACGGTAGCGATGGTTATTTGGTCGCGAAGCTCTGATCGACGAAACGAGCGCAAGATGCATTCTGCGATCCCCCTTGCAGTGGCGGCCTTGGGCCTGGTGGGGGCGGGCATGTTGTCCAGTCCTGTGGCCTCGATGGCGATGATCTGTGTGGCATTGTCGGGTCTCTACAGCTTCAAATCCCCGTTCTGGGCACTGCCCACCCTGTTCCTTGA
It contains:
- a CDS encoding lactonase family protein, yielding MFAYVGSRTTRERNARGDGITVYRLNQDAGTLEQVQLVDDLVNPSFLALNRAGDRLYTVHGDRSEVSAFSVDKASGKLTFLNRQSCEGKNPVHLALDPSERFLVVSNHITGTLAVLNVEENGALGGINQLLKLEGPTGPHRVEQPFAKPHFNPFDATGNYVLVPDKGLDRVFSFRFDNGKLHPADQPFAVAREGSGPRHIAMHPKAGFAYVINELDSTVTSYRFDSRSGALQPFQVLPSLPASYTGNSRASEIEVDRSGRFLYASNRGYDSIAVFKIDQGSGLLSPVDFVPSEGKTPRFFSLTPNQRFLFALNEDSDSIVSFAVDPQTGGLSKTDFSISTGSPVCMIFSA
- a CDS encoding MFS transporter produces the protein MNNNKTVDEQAVVRKVTLRIIPFMFLLYIVSYLDRANIGYAALEMNKELALTSEAFGFISGIFFIGYFLFEVPSNVMLNKYGARVWIARILVTWGLIAAATAFAQTANQLYVLRFFLGVAEAGFFPGVIVYLTYWFRSKELATTVALFTAAIPVSYIIGAPLSTWIMDNIKWLDWSGWRWMLFLEGVPAVFLGIACFLFLTDKPEQAKWLTQQEKDWLLAELERDRQSRKNVKRLGVFKTMVNKKVLYLAFIYFVYQCGSLGVGYWMPQIIKGFSSELTHTQIGLIAMLPYIVATVAMVIWSRSSDRRNERKMHSAIPLAVAALGLVGAGMLSSPVASMAMICVALSGLYSFKSPFWALPTLFLDRATAAVSIAVINSIGNLGGFVGPSMIGVVKGNSQSAATGLLFLSALLLIAFLMTALMRVTNKEPDQPVAASAH